The genomic window GGCGCTACCGTGAGCGGAATCGCTGTCATTGCTGGCGTGTTGCTCCTTGCGGGAGCGTTTATGCGCAAGCGATCCAACGCGCGCTAAGCGCCTGGCACGGGCATGGTGGGGTAGCCCCGATGGGGTTACCCCACCGGCTTATGTCAGCGCACTCACGCCAGGGGCGTCGGCTGGGTCTACCAGGGGCATCGGTGAGGCTAAGCCAAGCGCCGCAACATCACGGCGTGGCCATGAACTACTTTTCCGGTGGGTTCAAAGCCCATCCGCAGGTAGAGACGATGAGCGCGCTCGTTCGTGGCCGCAACTGACAGGGAAATGCCGGGGGCGCCTGCCGCGCGGGCAATCTCGCTGACCCCATCGATAAGCTGCGGACCAATCCCATGCCCGGCATACCTGCGCTCTACCGCTATGGCGAGCTCGGGCACGCCGTCGCTGACGTGCCCGAATCCGTGGTAGTTTTCATTTCCCCAGAGCAACCACGAGCCGCCTGCGGGAACATGGCCTTTCCACGCGATGAGGCCGCCATCTACGGGAGTCCAGGTGCCGATGTAGTAGTTGTACCACTCGTCAAAGTCCTCCGGGAGCGATCCAAACTCGTCGCCGAACGTGTCGGTGAGAAAGTTCAGACGAGCAAGATAAGTCCGATCAGATTCCGTTGTGGGAACGAGACGTAGGTCTTCACGGGCACAGTCCATAGTCAGCCTTCTTTCCGAACAAGTGTTGCGATCTCGGAGCCGAACGCCTCGTTAAACGTCGTCGTCGTTTGCAGAAAACCGAGTCTGTTCCAAAAATCCATGGCCCCCCGATTCGAGACCGCGACCTCAGTGTATGCTGGCACATCCCCGATCGCATACTCGAGCAGGGCCGTACCGTATCCGCGTCGTTTGACCTCGGGGCGTAGGTAGAGGCCGCCCACACGCAACGACGCCGGGTGGTCCGGACCCATCGCCTCAACGAGGATGAAGCCAACGACGTCGTTATCCTCGGTGGCCACCCACGTTGTGGTCGCGCCGGGGTCGGCAAGACGCGCCATCCACACGCCGTCCATGGAGATAGTATGGCGTTCGATGATGTCCTCGGGAAGAATGCCACGATAGGTTTCCTGCCATGAAGTGCGGTGGACGTCGGCGATAGCCGGGGCGTCGAGAGCCGTGGCAGGGCGAATACGAATGCTCATAGGCTCAACGTATCACCGCTTGACACCCAATAGGCAGGATTACGCTGGAAGCCATGTATGCACCGACAGATGCATGCCAGCGGCGATACTCGGGAAGCTAGACTGAAAGTATGCATCCCTTACAGCAACATATCATTGACAGCACGGGCGTTCAGCCACAGATAGATCCGGCACACGAGGTGGAGCGCCGCGTTCAGTTCCTGTGCGACTACATGCTCGCCACCCACACTGCGGGATTCGTCCTGGGAATCTCGGGCGGTGTGGACTCAACTTTGGCGGGGCGGCTGGCGCAGATGGCCGTAGACAAGCTGACTGCCCAAGGGCACGACGCCACCTTCTATGCCGTGCGCCTGCCATATGGTCTACAAGCTGACGAAGCAGATGCCGCCGCCGCGATGACGTGGGTGGGGGCTGACCGGGAGGTGACGCTCAACATCCAGGAAGCCACCGATGGGATGGAGAGAGCCTACGAGGCGGCCCTCGGCGTCCAGATCTCCGATTTCAACAAGGGCAACGTCAAGGCGCGCCAGCGCATGATCGCTCAGTACGCGATCGCGGGCGACCTCCGCCTGCTCGTCATCGGCACCGATCATGCCGCGGAGAACGTCACCGGTTTTTTCACGAAGTTTGGCGACGGCGGCGCCGACGTCCTGCCGTTGGCGGGTCTGAACAAGCGTCAAGTTCGCGCATTGCTGCGCTACCTTGGCGCACCTGAGCGGCTATGGGCAAAAGTTGCGACCGCCGATCTGCTCGACGGGCGTCCGCTGCGCACCGACGAAGACGAGCTCGGTATCACCTACGACGAGATCGACGATTACCTGGAAGGCAAACAGATATCCGCCGCTGCCGCCGCCAACCTCGAGGAAAAGTGGAAGCGTGCCCGGCACAAGCGCACCACTCCCGTGGAGCCACGCGATACGTGGTGGCGTTAACTCCACAGAGCCTGCATGGCTTGAGCCAGGGGGCGCAGGTTATTGCTTTTGACCCTTTGGGTATTGGCTGACGGGCTGATGCCGAGTCGGGTCGCTGTGTCTTGGTTCGGCTCGTCGGCGAGCAATCCGAGCAGAGTCTCGCAGGTGCCCGGTCGCAGAGCGCTGATGTGGGCGTCAATAAGCTGGGCGCTGGCGAGAACTGTGGGCTCGGCGTCGGGAAACCCAGTTCGCACTCCCGCCCATCCGGGGGTTTGTGCTAGTTCTTCGACGGAGTTGAGTCCTCCGCGAGCATGCCACCAGGCGGAGCCGTCTTGAATGCCGTCCCCGATCTCGACGACGTCGCCGAGGCCGAGCCCGAAGCGAATGTCGCAGTTATGTGCGAGCATAGTGAGACGAAGGAGATGCGTGGATCGGATGGCTGCGCCAGCGGTTGCAAAGACGCCCTGGATTTCGTCTCCCACGGTGGGGGCGAGGGCCATGACGGCGTCGGAGGGGAGAGCCGCCAGGGCGGCCTTGAGCGTGTTGTGAGCGGCGAGTCGGTTGCTTCCACGGGAATTGACGAGGTCGCCGATGACCGCTACGAGTTCAGGCCTTTCCTTCATACGTTTCATATGTAGAGAATATCTTAATCTTGGTGTGAGGTGGGAGATGCTGATCGTCAATGCTGCGATCTATGGGGTGTGTGGGCTTGCAGCCATGACTGGCAACGGGCTGATCCGCGCTTTTCTGCGCAAGATTGACTGCACCATCAAACCCGCACACCCTACACTTCTTGACGTGCAACGCTCCCTACCCGGCGG from Trueperella pyogenes includes these protein-coding regions:
- the nadE gene encoding ammonia-dependent NAD(+) synthetase, which translates into the protein MHPLQQHIIDSTGVQPQIDPAHEVERRVQFLCDYMLATHTAGFVLGISGGVDSTLAGRLAQMAVDKLTAQGHDATFYAVRLPYGLQADEADAAAAMTWVGADREVTLNIQEATDGMERAYEAALGVQISDFNKGNVKARQRMIAQYAIAGDLRLLVIGTDHAAENVTGFFTKFGDGGADVLPLAGLNKRQVRALLRYLGAPERLWAKVATADLLDGRPLRTDEDELGITYDEIDDYLEGKQISAAAAANLEEKWKRARHKRTTPVEPRDTWWR
- a CDS encoding SatD family protein; this encodes MKRMKERPELVAVIGDLVNSRGSNRLAAHNTLKAALAALPSDAVMALAPTVGDEIQGVFATAGAAIRSTHLLRLTMLAHNCDIRFGLGLGDVVEIGDGIQDGSAWWHARGGLNSVEELAQTPGWAGVRTGFPDAEPTVLASAQLIDAHISALRPGTCETLLGLLADEPNQDTATRLGISPSANTQRVKSNNLRPLAQAMQALWS
- a CDS encoding GNAT family N-acetyltransferase — encoded protein: MDCAREDLRLVPTTESDRTYLARLNFLTDTFGDEFGSLPEDFDEWYNYYIGTWTPVDGGLIAWKGHVPAGGSWLLWGNENYHGFGHVSDGVPELAIAVERRYAGHGIGPQLIDGVSEIARAAGAPGISLSVAATNERAHRLYLRMGFEPTGKVVHGHAVMLRRLA
- a CDS encoding GNAT family N-acetyltransferase: MSIRIRPATALDAPAIADVHRTSWQETYRGILPEDIIERHTISMDGVWMARLADPGATTTWVATEDNDVVGFILVEAMGPDHPASLRVGGLYLRPEVKRRGYGTALLEYAIGDVPAYTEVAVSNRGAMDFWNRLGFLQTTTTFNEAFGSEIATLVRKEG